In Apostichopus japonicus isolate 1M-3 chromosome 3, ASM3797524v1, whole genome shotgun sequence, a single genomic region encodes these proteins:
- the LOC139961012 gene encoding G-protein coupled receptor moody-like — protein sequence MEETANVSMTGLRINGMAIPPNLASQILIPSNFLVALLGIPGNLLVILAVVLSKRVQTVSSVFIVNLAVADLMTCSVAPMFSFVQAQRFYHSSLEPICQVVLVVVHSCIGASMYSLSAIALNRFSVIFSSRWLYGQIYQPKFIALQLLVIWTIPMSVAILPSFVFGIGQQGYELSLHTCAPVKDHPTTAYFNDILTYVLYPIPLLVIISCYIAILVKVIKHTKSLARHGVTKTSGGISIGNEERHEDETSKTKNNRSNTARFSTVETAITKNLFIIFVAYILCLTPQSFCVVFGCPVDENFTRHVVLFNSVINPLIYGLKHPLFREVFLSILRCREIPEPSPFLRRMKRRFQSSDDFSS from the exons ATGGAGGAAACAGCCAACGTTAGCATGACCGGATTGCGGATAAATGGCATGGCAATTCCACCCAACCTAGCTTCACAAATATTAATACCCAGTAACTTTCTCGTTGCTTTGCTGGGAATTCCCGGTAATTTACTCGTTATTCTCGCAGTTGTTTTATCGAAGCGCGTGCAAACTGTTTCGAGTGTTTTCATTGTCAATTTAGCTGTAGCTGATTTGATGACGTGTAGTGTAGCGCCGATGTTCTCATTCGTCCAAGCTCAAAGATTCTACCATTCAAGCTTGGAACCGATATGCCAGGTAGTTTTGGTGGTGGTTCACAGCTGCATCGGGGCTAGTATGTACAGCCTGTCTGCTATAGCATTGAACCGTTTCTCCGTTATATTTAGTTCGAGGTGGTTGTATGGACAAATCTATCAGCCAAAATTCATCGCATTACAACTATTGGTAATCTGGACTATCCCAATGTCTGTAGCCATACTGCCGTCATTCGTTTTCGGCATAGGACAACAAGGATACGAATTAAGTCTTCACACATGTGCACCCGTGAAGGACCATCCGACGACGGCCTATTTCAATGATATATTGACATATGTTTTGTACCCAATTCCGTTGTTGGTAATCATATCTTGCTACATTGCAATCCTGGTGAAGGTTATAAAACACACCAAAAGTTTAGCCAGACATGGCGTTACAAAGACGTCTGGCGGAATATCCATTGGGAATGAAGAAAG ACACGAGGATGAAACTTCGAAGACAAAGAACAATCGGTCAAACACTGCCCGATTCTCAACCGTCGAGACagcaatcacgaagaatctatttataatatttgtcGCATACATACTCTGTCTGACGCCTCAATCATTCTGTGTGGTGTTCGGCTGTCCAGTTGATGAGAATTTTACGCGTCACGTGGTCTTGTTTAACAGCGTCATTAATCCGTTAATTTACGGTCTCAAGCATCCACTTTTCAGGGAAGTGTTTCTTTCTATCCTGAGATGCAGGGAAATTCCAGAGCCTTCTCCGTTTCTTAGAAGGATGAAGAGAAGATTTCAAAGCAGTGACGACTTTTCAAGTTAA